In one Geoglobus acetivorans genomic region, the following are encoded:
- a CDS encoding queuosine precursor transporter, with amino-acid sequence MLSNEVLWFILLMVSFALITLAYRLFGRVGLYVWIGMAIILANIQVAKLIEFFGLMTAMGNIIYGSTFLATDILAEKYGKKYARKGVFIGFFVLIATTIIMQITLAFTPAPEDALDPALQQIFGFMPDVTIASLTAYLISQLHDVWAFHFWKEKTKGRFLWLRNNASTLVSQLIDNATFTLLFFVVFNPELFAELGWQGIWEIFITSYIMKFVVALMDTPFIYLATRIKPEED; translated from the coding sequence ATGCTGTCCAACGAAGTTCTGTGGTTCATTCTGCTGATGGTCAGCTTTGCTCTGATAACTCTGGCTTACAGGCTATTTGGCAGGGTAGGGCTTTATGTATGGATAGGTATGGCAATAATTCTGGCGAACATTCAGGTAGCGAAGCTGATAGAGTTCTTCGGACTGATGACCGCAATGGGCAACATCATCTACGGCTCCACCTTCCTTGCCACCGATATCCTTGCTGAGAAGTACGGCAAGAAATACGCAAGGAAAGGAGTGTTCATAGGCTTTTTCGTGCTGATCGCGACGACGATCATAATGCAGATCACACTCGCATTCACTCCTGCACCTGAAGACGCTTTAGATCCAGCATTGCAGCAGATTTTTGGTTTCATGCCTGACGTTACCATTGCAAGTCTTACAGCATACCTGATTTCCCAGCTTCACGATGTCTGGGCTTTCCACTTCTGGAAGGAAAAGACCAAGGGCCGGTTCCTCTGGCTGAGAAACAACGCATCAACGCTTGTCTCACAGCTGATAGATAATGCTACGTTCACTCTGCTCTTCTTCGTGGTGTTCAATCCTGAACTGTTTGCGGAGCTTGGCTGGCAGGGAATCTGGGAGATTTTCATAACCTCGTACATCATGAAGTTCGTTGTTGCGCTGATGGACACGCCGTTCATCTATCTGGCGACGAGGATAAAGCCGGAAGAGGATTAG
- a CDS encoding LysE family transporter, with protein sequence MDFITFILTAVFISLSGVLAPGPMLALTLTEGRMNRLAGIEISAGHAIVELPIIAGLFMAGKSFEMGIFREILALSGGILMLYLAFRELKDKNSEIRIKGILSGIAVSALNPYFIIWWLTIGFTLILISMNFGPAGIVAFAIAHVACDFGWYGGVALFANRISGMKNINRILSIISASILAVFGLYFIVSSIRALHLYFR encoded by the coding sequence ATGGACTTCATCACATTCATCCTCACAGCTGTCTTCATATCCCTGAGCGGCGTTCTCGCCCCAGGACCGATGCTTGCATTAACACTCACAGAAGGAAGAATGAACAGGCTGGCCGGAATTGAAATCTCCGCAGGTCATGCAATTGTCGAACTCCCCATTATTGCAGGGCTTTTCATGGCAGGGAAATCCTTCGAGATGGGAATATTCAGGGAAATCCTCGCTTTATCGGGGGGAATTTTAATGCTCTACCTCGCATTCAGAGAGCTGAAAGATAAAAACTCAGAAATCAGAATAAAGGGGATTCTCTCAGGGATTGCCGTCAGCGCACTGAATCCGTACTTCATAATCTGGTGGCTCACCATCGGCTTCACCCTCATTCTTATCTCCATGAATTTCGGTCCCGCAGGAATTGTCGCATTTGCGATTGCACACGTAGCATGCGATTTTGGATGGTACGGTGGGGTCGCTCTATTTGCAAACAGAATTTCCGGAATGAAAAACATTAACAGGATTCTGAGCATTATCTCGGCATCAATCCTTGCTGTCTTCGGACTGTATTTCATTGTGTCCTCAATAAGGGCATTACATTTATATTTCAGATGA
- a CDS encoding sulfide-dependent adenosine diphosphate thiazole synthase, giving the protein MSYSERNITRIIVREAAKDWEDISDTDVVIVGAGPAGLTAAYYLREFGFDVVVFERRLSFGGGIGGGGMLFHKIVIEEEAKEIAEGFGMKLKEVESGLYSVDSSDFLAKLSYSAVESGAKVLLGVTVDDVVFRPDPLRISGVLVQWSAVQISGLHVDPLMIESRAVVDATGHDAEVISIAARKIPELEIFIHGEKSAYSEMSEKLVVEKTGKVADGLYAAGMAVAAVHGLPRMGPIFGGMLMSGKKVAEQIMFDLKK; this is encoded by the coding sequence ATGTCATACAGTGAAAGGAACATAACCAGAATAATCGTAAGGGAGGCTGCAAAGGACTGGGAAGATATTAGCGATACTGATGTTGTTATTGTCGGAGCAGGTCCGGCCGGGCTGACTGCTGCCTATTACCTCAGAGAATTCGGATTTGATGTGGTTGTTTTCGAAAGAAGGCTCAGCTTTGGTGGAGGCATAGGCGGAGGAGGAATGCTCTTCCACAAAATAGTTATCGAGGAAGAAGCGAAAGAAATTGCAGAAGGATTCGGAATGAAGCTGAAAGAAGTCGAAAGCGGACTTTATTCCGTAGATTCATCAGATTTTCTGGCAAAACTGTCATATTCCGCTGTTGAGAGCGGAGCCAAGGTCCTCCTGGGAGTCACTGTTGATGACGTGGTGTTCAGACCAGACCCTCTGAGGATTTCGGGTGTCCTCGTCCAGTGGAGTGCAGTCCAGATTTCCGGACTTCATGTTGATCCGCTGATGATAGAGAGCAGGGCCGTTGTCGATGCGACGGGCCATGATGCCGAAGTTATAAGCATCGCTGCAAGAAAAATACCCGAACTCGAGATATTCATCCACGGCGAGAAATCAGCCTACAGTGAAATGAGTGAGAAGCTGGTTGTAGAGAAAACAGGAAAGGTTGCTGATGGTCTTTACGCTGCGGGAATGGCAGTCGCTGCAGTACACGGTCTTCCAAGAATGGGTCCGATATTTGGTGGAATGCTGATGAGTGGAAAAAAGGTTGCGGAACAGATTATGTTTGATCTCAAAAAATGA
- the gatC gene encoding Asp-tRNA(Asn)/Glu-tRNA(Gln) amidotransferase subunit GatC translates to MIDEETVRYVSNLAKIELKDDEVENYKNEFGKILEFFDQLDEIDPDVEPTYHVIPLKNVFRKDVPGKSLDRDEALKNARHREEGYFKGPRVVE, encoded by the coding sequence ATGATTGACGAAGAAACCGTGAGGTATGTTTCCAATCTTGCAAAAATAGAACTGAAAGATGATGAAGTGGAAAACTACAAAAACGAGTTCGGGAAGATTCTCGAGTTTTTCGATCAGCTTGATGAAATTGATCCCGACGTCGAGCCCACATATCACGTTATCCCCCTCAAAAACGTTTTCAGAAAGGATGTGCCGGGAAAGAGCCTTGACAGGGATGAAGCACTCAAGAATGCAAGGCATAGGGAAGAAGGATACTTCAAAGGTCCGAGGGTTGTGGAATGA
- the gatA gene encoding Asp-tRNA(Asn)/Glu-tRNA(Gln) amidotransferase subunit GatA — protein MITVGEWKERLENEKAYDLVSELIDRIRKSKLNAYITVTEDQALKLAEDFDNGKKEGKLAGIPIAVKDNISTEGVRTTCASKMLENYIPPFDAHVVEKLKKEGAIIIGKTNMDEFGMGTTTENSHFGVVRNPHDTGRVAGGSSGGSAAAIAGKETVLALGTDTGGSIRCPASFTGVYGLKPTYGLVSRYGLVAYANSLEQIGPMAGSIDDLGLLLEVIAGRDDRDSTNAGRGFTYSPVSKKFRVGIIEEMQANAEVKEHFNSFVETLRKFADVETVSLPSLKYALPAYYIIAMSEASSNLARYDGVRYGFSLENLDSWSRYFSKVRAEGFGTEVKRRIMMGSYALSAGYYGKYYLKALKVRTLVIEDFRRAFEKFDVLISPTMPSTAFRIGEIADPVTMYMADVNTTPINLAGLPALSMPIGESNGLPVGLQVIGNYFEENTVLGFAKAVERNEV, from the coding sequence ATGATAACGGTTGGAGAGTGGAAGGAAAGGCTTGAAAACGAAAAAGCATACGACCTCGTTTCCGAACTGATTGACAGAATAAGGAAAAGCAAGCTGAATGCATACATCACGGTGACAGAAGACCAGGCCCTTAAACTTGCTGAAGACTTCGATAACGGAAAAAAAGAAGGGAAGCTCGCCGGAATCCCGATTGCAGTTAAGGACAACATATCCACGGAAGGGGTAAGGACGACATGCGCATCAAAAATGCTTGAAAACTACATCCCTCCCTTCGATGCACATGTTGTGGAGAAGCTGAAAAAAGAGGGTGCCATAATAATCGGCAAGACGAACATGGACGAATTTGGAATGGGAACGACAACAGAAAACTCCCATTTTGGAGTTGTCAGAAATCCGCACGATACCGGGAGGGTCGCCGGAGGTAGCAGCGGGGGAAGTGCCGCAGCAATCGCCGGAAAAGAGACGGTTCTGGCGCTTGGCACCGACACGGGAGGGAGCATAAGGTGTCCTGCAAGCTTTACAGGCGTTTACGGATTAAAACCAACCTACGGACTCGTTTCAAGATACGGGCTGGTTGCCTACGCCAACAGCCTCGAACAGATAGGCCCAATGGCTGGCAGCATAGACGATCTCGGACTTCTCCTCGAGGTTATAGCAGGTAGAGACGACAGGGATTCTACCAACGCTGGAAGAGGGTTTACATACTCTCCTGTCAGCAAAAAATTCAGAGTTGGCATAATAGAAGAAATGCAGGCAAATGCTGAGGTTAAGGAGCATTTTAATTCGTTTGTCGAAACTCTGAGAAAATTTGCTGATGTTGAGACAGTCAGTCTCCCATCGCTGAAGTATGCATTGCCTGCATATTACATAATTGCGATGAGCGAGGCTTCATCCAACCTCGCAAGGTATGATGGCGTGAGATATGGATTTTCCCTCGAGAATCTGGACAGCTGGAGCAGATACTTCTCTAAAGTCAGAGCAGAGGGCTTCGGAACAGAGGTGAAGAGAAGAATAATGATGGGGAGCTACGCACTCTCGGCAGGATACTACGGAAAATACTATCTCAAGGCTCTGAAGGTCAGGACTCTCGTCATCGAAGATTTCAGGAGAGCCTTTGAAAAATTCGATGTTCTAATTTCGCCAACAATGCCATCCACAGCATTCAGAATTGGCGAGATCGCCGATCCTGTAACAATGTACATGGCGGACGTGAACACAACACCGATAAACCTCGCAGGGTTGCCTGCATTGTCAATGCCAATAGGCGAGAGCAATGGACTTCCCGTGGGATTGCAGGTCATAGGTAATTACTTTGAAGAGAATACTGTTCTCGGTTTTGCCAAGGCGGTTGAGAGAAATGAAGTTTAA
- the sepS gene encoding O-phosphoserine--tRNA ligase, protein MKFNAEEWLEKARKDFESAWLNSEVVLSERPLGERYPLRGYEEGRAHPVFDTIQKLREAYLRIGFSEVINPLIVEEVHVRKQFSKEALAVLDRCYYLAGLPRPNVGISEERIRKIEEIIEKNFDPDELRKILHIYKKGKIDGDDLSAEIARVLGVEDQIALKVIDEVFPEFKTLMPEPTTLTLRSHMTTGWFITLSKLSGKYPLPVKLFSIDRCFRREQSEDPTRLYTYFSASCVIMAEDVSVDDGKAVAEALLRHFGFEKFRFRKDDKRSKYYIPGTQTEVFAYHPHLENNRKYADGWIEIATFGIYSPTALAEYGIEYPVMNLGLGVERLAMVLHDYSDVREMVYGFRHIELSDLDIARKIKLKDVPLTPKGIEIAGRVIQAFEENAAAQGPCEFTAYRGRLFEKDVEIFVFERENAKLCGPAYANEIVVHDGNIYGVPKNEKFRELFDEGVSTGIRYLDSFAYCAVRRIEEMIAEGREDGEVRSRVVENLSDINLKLEEGLMNYLISRGKSVDVRGPLFLSVGFRLL, encoded by the coding sequence ATGAAGTTTAATGCTGAAGAATGGCTGGAAAAGGCAAGAAAGGATTTTGAGAGTGCATGGCTGAACAGTGAGGTAGTCCTCAGTGAGCGCCCGCTCGGTGAAAGATATCCGCTCAGGGGCTACGAGGAGGGGAGGGCTCACCCTGTATTCGACACGATACAGAAACTGAGGGAGGCGTACCTGAGGATCGGATTCAGTGAGGTCATCAATCCGCTCATTGTCGAGGAGGTTCACGTGAGGAAGCAGTTTTCCAAGGAAGCACTTGCAGTTCTGGACAGATGCTATTACCTCGCAGGCCTTCCAAGACCTAACGTCGGAATTTCTGAGGAGAGAATCAGGAAAATTGAGGAAATAATTGAAAAGAACTTCGATCCGGACGAGCTCAGAAAGATTCTCCACATCTACAAGAAGGGAAAAATCGATGGAGATGACCTCTCCGCAGAAATTGCCCGTGTTCTCGGAGTAGAGGACCAGATTGCCCTCAAGGTCATAGATGAGGTGTTTCCGGAATTCAAAACCCTCATGCCCGAGCCAACCACACTCACGCTGAGGAGCCACATGACCACGGGCTGGTTCATCACCCTCTCGAAGCTTTCCGGAAAATATCCTCTCCCTGTGAAGCTATTCTCAATCGACAGATGTTTCAGAAGGGAGCAGAGTGAGGATCCCACACGTCTGTACACTTACTTCTCGGCAAGCTGTGTTATAATGGCCGAGGACGTGAGTGTTGATGACGGAAAGGCTGTAGCCGAGGCTCTTCTGAGACACTTCGGCTTTGAAAAATTCAGATTCAGGAAAGATGACAAGAGGAGCAAATATTACATACCCGGAACTCAAACGGAGGTGTTCGCCTACCATCCACATCTCGAAAACAACAGGAAATACGCTGATGGCTGGATAGAGATTGCCACATTCGGAATATATTCTCCAACAGCCCTTGCAGAATACGGCATAGAGTATCCGGTGATGAACCTCGGACTCGGAGTTGAGAGGCTTGCAATGGTTCTGCACGACTATTCGGACGTCAGAGAAATGGTCTACGGGTTCAGACACATTGAACTCAGCGATCTGGATATAGCGAGGAAAATAAAGCTGAAAGATGTGCCACTGACACCCAAGGGAATTGAAATCGCAGGCAGAGTTATCCAGGCCTTCGAGGAGAACGCAGCCGCCCAGGGACCCTGTGAGTTCACGGCTTACAGGGGAAGATTGTTTGAAAAGGACGTTGAAATCTTCGTTTTCGAGAGAGAAAATGCAAAGCTCTGCGGACCTGCATACGCAAATGAAATAGTCGTGCATGATGGAAACATATATGGCGTCCCAAAGAACGAGAAGTTCAGAGAGCTGTTTGATGAGGGAGTCAGCACGGGGATAAGATATCTCGACTCGTTCGCTTACTGCGCTGTAAGAAGGATAGAGGAAATGATAGCAGAGGGCAGAGAAGATGGAGAGGTCAGATCAAGAGTCGTTGAGAACCTGTCAGACATCAATCTGAAGCTCGAAGAGGGTCTGATGAATTACCTGATATCAAGAGGGAAGAGCGTGGACGTGAGAGGACCCCTTTTCCTCAGCGTTGGGTTCAGATTGCTATGA
- a CDS encoding endonuclease V has translation MNLKRLREIQNEISNRVTISEVEEIEYVAGVDTAFFRHSGTEYAVSSAVLMSYPELELMIAESVVDTVDFPYIPTYLMFRESRTAIKALKKVLREKTVVMVDGSGLAHPRRCGIATYIGVELSLPAIGITKKRLCGEIAGEGDVKKLIVDGEHVGYEILTCRRCKPIYVSVGNRITPEKALEVVMNCLRGYKLPEPVRIADKYSKKVKSQYLSDLDSTF, from the coding sequence ATGAACCTCAAAAGGCTCAGAGAAATACAGAACGAGATATCGAACAGAGTAACAATTTCCGAAGTGGAGGAAATAGAATATGTTGCAGGAGTTGATACCGCATTTTTCAGACACTCAGGGACAGAATACGCAGTATCTTCAGCTGTACTCATGAGCTATCCTGAGCTTGAACTGATGATAGCTGAAAGCGTGGTCGATACCGTCGACTTCCCGTACATTCCCACGTACCTCATGTTCCGGGAGAGCAGAACCGCAATAAAAGCTCTGAAAAAGGTTTTGAGAGAGAAAACAGTGGTAATGGTGGACGGAAGCGGTCTTGCCCATCCCAGAAGGTGTGGAATAGCCACATACATTGGAGTTGAACTTTCCCTGCCTGCAATAGGCATTACGAAAAAGAGGCTCTGCGGGGAAATTGCCGGGGAGGGTGACGTGAAAAAACTCATTGTGGACGGGGAACATGTTGGATATGAAATTCTCACCTGCAGGAGATGCAAACCGATTTACGTTTCAGTTGGGAACCGGATTACACCTGAAAAAGCTCTGGAAGTAGTGATGAACTGCCTGCGAGGCTACAAACTTCCGGAACCGGTAAGAATTGCGGACAAGTACTCGAAAAAAGTCAAATCACAGTATCTCTCCGATCTCGACTCCACCTTCTAA
- a CDS encoding ribbon-helix-helix domain-containing protein — MKVVNLRLDESIVDRLDEISSKLLISRSELIRQAITIYLSLIENIGFYFKPSLLAPKLDVYAERNAISVDLGNNVSLAVFSVAYGGIGRKEGDWLRVDVERVAEIMAYQIEVESLCRFSKPLAILLFSGNELEYALEFYRSFRKKVRERVVLTDSEDFAETVQSFFGAAVIGLRDMSVKNVPERGDKIFLYGKILSGGELVGGELPDTALFRKLAELVSEGRANSIFPVKGDGVREACLYAASVAGGKLNIADTEDRGCPATAVIVTAKQIPLEGGVEIGEIL; from the coding sequence ATGAAGGTTGTTAATCTGAGACTCGATGAGAGCATCGTTGACAGGCTTGACGAAATCTCCTCAAAACTGCTGATTTCGAGAAGTGAGCTTATAAGACAGGCAATAACGATTTATCTTTCTCTGATAGAAAACATTGGCTTCTACTTCAAGCCTTCACTACTGGCTCCAAAGCTGGATGTGTATGCCGAGAGAAACGCCATATCTGTCGATCTCGGTAACAATGTCTCTCTGGCTGTTTTCAGCGTTGCTTATGGCGGTATAGGCAGGAAGGAAGGGGACTGGTTGAGGGTGGATGTTGAGAGGGTAGCGGAGATTATGGCCTACCAGATTGAGGTGGAAAGTCTGTGCAGGTTCAGCAAACCCCTCGCCATTCTTCTTTTCTCCGGAAATGAGCTGGAATATGCTCTTGAGTTTTACAGAAGCTTCAGGAAAAAGGTCAGGGAGAGGGTTGTTCTTACCGATTCGGAGGATTTTGCAGAGACTGTCCAGAGTTTCTTTGGCGCTGCAGTAATCGGCCTCAGAGACATGAGCGTTAAGAACGTTCCTGAAAGGGGTGACAAAATATTCCTCTACGGAAAAATCCTGAGTGGTGGTGAACTGGTCGGTGGGGAGCTGCCCGACACTGCTCTGTTCAGAAAGCTCGCAGAACTGGTTTCAGAGGGCAGGGCAAACTCAATTTTCCCTGTTAAGGGAGACGGCGTGAGGGAGGCATGTCTGTATGCCGCATCGGTTGCAGGGGGAAAGCTGAATATCGCTGACACCGAGGACAGAGGATGTCCGGCAACGGCCGTCATCGTCACGGCAAAACAGATTCCCTTAGAAGGTGGAGTCGAGATCGGAGAGATACTGTGA
- the fdhD gene encoding formate dehydrogenase accessory sulfurtransferase FdhD has product MEIFEVGKRLEIGKEFEFKIIAGNRVIRLFCTPVNLEELVMGFLITEGLSSSPEVIVEGDVAVAKVDRNFDTAINSSGCAGVYVDEKLNPVKPGFRFSMNFIENFVEKLEGDYYRRTRAYHTALVISKNGDFVRAFDVGRHNAVDKAIGLAYRNRFDFSSSFLLLSGRITAGIVKKCIRAGIPLVVSKAAILDLAVDYCKKYGLSAVSFATGLALNSGAIEA; this is encoded by the coding sequence ATGGAAATTTTCGAGGTGGGGAAGAGACTCGAAATCGGAAAAGAATTCGAATTCAAGATAATTGCTGGAAACAGAGTCATCAGACTATTCTGCACCCCCGTAAATCTGGAAGAACTCGTTATGGGTTTTCTGATCACTGAAGGGCTATCCTCCAGTCCGGAGGTTATTGTCGAGGGAGATGTTGCGGTTGCGAAGGTTGACAGGAACTTCGACACGGCAATAAACTCCTCCGGATGTGCGGGAGTCTACGTTGATGAAAAACTGAACCCCGTAAAACCCGGTTTCAGGTTCAGCATGAACTTTATAGAGAATTTTGTTGAAAAGCTTGAGGGAGACTATTACAGGAGAACGCGTGCATACCACACCGCCCTCGTCATCAGCAAAAATGGTGACTTTGTCAGAGCGTTTGATGTTGGACGGCACAATGCGGTGGACAAGGCAATAGGGCTGGCCTACAGGAACAGGTTCGATTTTTCAAGTTCCTTCCTTCTGCTTTCGGGAAGGATAACTGCGGGAATAGTGAAGAAGTGCATTCGTGCGGGAATTCCACTCGTTGTTTCAAAAGCTGCAATACTCGATCTTGCGGTGGATTACTGCAAAAAATATGGCCTGTCAGCAGTTTCATTTGCCACGGGACTTGCATTAAACAGCGGAGCTATTGAGGCCTGA
- a CDS encoding metal-dependent transcriptional regulator produces the protein MERIEEYLETIYDIQKSGRVAKTKEIAERLNIKPSSVTEMLNKLSEMGYVDYQPYKGATLTRKGLDVAERIKKNYIVFKKFFTDFFGLDDETAHGLSCTLEHIANEDVIDRICRVISGYCDVCDICIESTCTLEEAEDGRYVVIVAPLFMEKAGIHPGKEVEVKNGMLVTDAGELMVDDGVKRLILLRPQ, from the coding sequence ATGGAAAGGATTGAGGAATATCTCGAGACCATTTACGACATTCAGAAATCAGGCAGGGTGGCAAAGACAAAGGAAATTGCGGAGCGACTCAACATAAAGCCTTCGAGTGTTACGGAGATGCTCAACAAGCTGAGTGAGATGGGTTATGTGGATTACCAGCCGTATAAGGGCGCAACGCTCACCAGGAAGGGTCTGGATGTGGCAGAGCGAATCAAGAAAAACTACATTGTGTTTAAAAAATTCTTCACGGACTTTTTTGGCCTGGATGACGAAACTGCTCACGGTCTGAGCTGCACGCTTGAGCATATTGCGAATGAGGACGTAATCGACAGGATATGCAGGGTCATATCTGGCTACTGCGACGTTTGTGACATCTGCATTGAAAGCACATGCACGCTTGAGGAGGCTGAGGATGGCAGATATGTTGTTATCGTTGCCCCCCTCTTCATGGAAAAAGCGGGGATTCATCCGGGGAAAGAAGTGGAGGTGAAAAATGGCATGCTTGTGACGGATGCCGGGGAACTGATGGTCGACGATGGGGTGAAAAGGCTGATCCTCCTCAGGCCTCAATAG
- a CDS encoding ABC transporter ATP-binding protein has protein sequence MLRAINLTKKYGEFLAVNGISFEVGKGEVLGVIGENGAGKSTTLKMLVGLLTPTSGEIHYDGRNLFENLNAIKRKIGYLPEFDALYDNLNAKEYLRVFAEIYGVDADMAEKRIYELLETLNLPDDKPVGEFSKGMKRKLSIARTLVHDPEYLIYDEPTSGLDPSTSLFVTEYVRDLGKQGKTVVFSAHNMFYVESACDLLLIIKKGRVLYFGELDALRDRMKKYMVSYRIGEREFEDVFEDVRDVNRLLAEITENGGEIISIETRVPRLEEIYFTLTDGKSIMD, from the coding sequence ATGCTCAGAGCGATCAATCTCACGAAGAAATATGGCGAATTTCTGGCCGTGAATGGAATAAGCTTTGAGGTTGGAAAAGGGGAAGTTCTTGGAGTTATTGGGGAAAATGGTGCCGGAAAATCCACAACGCTCAAAATGCTTGTCGGGCTTCTCACACCAACTTCTGGCGAAATACATTACGATGGCAGAAATCTGTTCGAAAATCTGAATGCCATCAAAAGGAAAATTGGATATCTTCCGGAATTTGACGCGCTCTACGACAATCTCAACGCTAAGGAGTATCTCAGGGTTTTTGCAGAGATTTACGGTGTGGATGCGGATATGGCCGAAAAGAGGATTTACGAACTTCTGGAAACCCTCAACCTTCCTGATGATAAACCTGTGGGCGAGTTTTCGAAGGGTATGAAACGGAAGCTCTCAATAGCCAGAACCTTGGTGCACGATCCCGAGTATCTGATATATGATGAGCCAACAAGCGGTCTCGACCCATCTACATCTCTGTTTGTTACGGAGTATGTGAGAGATTTGGGCAAACAGGGAAAGACGGTGGTTTTTTCTGCCCACAACATGTTCTACGTCGAATCCGCCTGCGACCTGCTTCTCATAATAAAGAAAGGGAGGGTTCTGTATTTCGGGGAGCTTGACGCTCTCAGGGATAGAATGAAAAAGTACATGGTGAGCTACAGAATAGGGGAAAGGGAATTTGAAGACGTCTTTGAAGATGTCAGGGATGTTAACAGGCTTCTTGCGGAGATTACTGAAAACGGTGGTGAAATAATATCCATTGAAACAAGGGTTCCGAGGCTGGAGGAGATATACTTCACACTTACAGATGGAAAAAGTATTATGGACTGA